The DNA segment AACATTTTGCAATTTTATAAGCTATATTATAAATGGAACTTGGAACTTACATTTCAATAAGAAAACAAAACCATAAAACATGTATCAAACACAATCAACCCTAATTTTTATAACTCTTAGCAGaaaattacattttttattgGAATAAATATATTAAAACTTGTCATTTATTGGAAAATCTTTTCCGATTCACTTCAAAACAAAATTCTTAACATCATCGTACAAGATTCGCGCTTTTTCTGGATCGAAGACCTCGACACCATGGTACCCTCCCTCATAAAACTTTCTCGTCACCTGCACACCGCGTGCCTCCAACAACTTAGCAAAATCCTTTTGTCTATCAACCATTAAATCCCCACCGTTCACTCTGATCAAGCACGCTGGAAGTCGTTCAATCTTTTCATCAGGTTGCCCGCCGACCAGATTACAATACTCGTGGTCTCTGTTACACCCTAACGGCAAAGCCATAGACCACATGAGATCAGTTGCCGCCAAACTCAAACTTCGCTCATCTACCACACCGATTTCCCCTTTGGTACGCTCGACCCCACCAAGAAAAGGTTGGTCAAATATAAGCCCTTCGATCATAACAGGTTCAAGATCAAGATCAAGTGCACGTAGAACCGCGTTGTACACTAGGTTTCCTCCAGCACTAGTTCCCATTAAGTACACTTTAGAAAAGTCAACAACATCAGTCAACCTGGAAAAAagtaatttattatatataaatataataatataaaatatagtaaaagtaaaaaaaaaaaagaaacgtcAATTAACCAGTCATCGCAACCGTTGACTTTTGACTTCTTCGCCTGGTCACACACCCACCGGATTGCATCCATACCGTCGTCATACGCCGCAGGGAGACGGTGTTCAGGGGCAAGGCGGTATTCGACGGATACAACAAACGCCGGAGAGTTAGCAGATATGTTGGAGCAAGTAAGGTGTATGGAAGTGCTGGTAGCGCTGGCGTAGATGAAACCGCCACCGTGAAAGTAGATGATGATGGGGAGTTTTCCTGTGTACGGTGAGACGGGTCGATAGAGGCGGATGAAGGTGGAGGTTGTGGGGTTTAATGGGATGTCTTTAGAGAGGGTGAGTTGCGAGTCGCCGATGAGTTCAGGGGTGGCCGGTGTGGTTGGAAAGGTGGGTCGGATTAGAGATCCATTGGAGTTTAAGGTCATGGTTTGGATCTTGAAAGGATCCGAATtagatggttgagattgagatgCCATTTTTATTGACTACAAAACATGAAAATATGTTGTTTTAGGGGCATTATATAGAACATGCATGTATAACGTGAGAAGATAGTGGTTTGATGAACCTTTATTTAAAAAAAGGATACTCTAATTACAATTCATacgtaaaatataataataagaaTTATTTTACTACTAAAACAAATTTCGTTAACGCTATTTAATTTAATTACTAATATAAAAAGCAACTTGGATGTGTTGGTAAAGGACGTTTGATTATAATAAGCCAATTATGCATGCAAGTAAAAAGGACGTTTGATTAAAAAATAGAGTTAAATAAGGTTCTAGGAAATCATAAGCCATCTACAAGTTTGGAAGTACTTGATTTTATAAAGTAAAAATGACGTATGAAATCGACATTTTGGATGGGTTAATGACCGATACCGATTCCCTTTTAAATAATTGATAGAAAGAAAGTGCTTCCATTTGCACGCGTTTGACTAAAAAAGTTAAGTACAGTGTGGTATTCGTTCGAAAAATGCCTGAAATGTAcacattgtgttttaaattttagatgtgttttattttttatttttttttgacattatattatatcaaatacatcaaatataaCAATTTAAAAGACAATGAAATGTATTATATGTATGAAATTTAAACGCAATACTTAATTTTCTTGACATGGTAAATTTTTAGACTTGTGAAAGTGTTGTGATCAACCAGTCACACCAATAAACCTAATATCTATTTATATCAACATAGGGGGGAAAATGGTCAAACAAAACTCAAAATTAATTATAAACTAGTGTTATCCATTTCGCGCGTTGCGCGAGTAGCGTTCATGTTTTCGGAAAAGTGTTGAAACCTCACACTGGGCTATGGAATCACGTACCGTGGTGAACAACTAAATAACCAAACAAAAACAACACAATTACTTGAATTGGGTAATCAACAACATTAAAAATCAACAGCAGCAACACAatatatttatatacatataaaataaataacaatTTAATAAACATTCACAATTTAGCCATCAAACTCTACAAAATTACAAATAAGCCAAAACTCTAACCTCGTTTTTAACCTCCTGCTCATAACCCGTTCCATCCAACTTCTTAGAACATCCGAATCCCCGGCCGTCTGAATCACAAACTCTTTCTTCCCCCTTGAAACCGTCGCAATAAGCTATTCAAGACTTCCAACAAACGGATGGCGTCCAGCAACCGGACGCACTCCACTACACGTGAGACCGGACAATAAAACTCAAATTTATCAACATGCACGGATGGCGTCCAGCAACTGCCTAACTGCAACCGATTCGGGAGGATAAGATAGCCACGTAAGTCAAATTAACCTGGTCACCAAGATTGATAACGTGACTGTTGGTAGAGATTTAAAAGGGCACGTAAACAAATATAATCAACCTTGAACCTTCACAAACCATATAGAATAATAGTTTGTTATTAACGTCTAACAAACCTAGCGTCATCGAAGAAAGGAGGAGGCAAAGCAAAATCCAACTCTAAGCTGCCACTATAAATGAATTCTTTAGAACCAAACATATGCATTAGCCAAATGTAAATCACGAAtctatttttaaaataattggtACTTGATAAATATAAACATCCAAAAGTCGCCAAATCTAAATAATTCACTCACCGACAAATCTGACACAAAATTAGTTAATTCATCAGCATCGATCCTCGCCGCCTCTTCTGCAATTGTGACATTAGGTTTCTTCATCGACTTTTAATCTTCAATCTGCATCACGAAATCAAAATCGATGAAATACACATAGGAAATCGATTCCCAAGAACATAAGATTAATGAAATTGTTGACTTATTTGGAAAAATATAACTTAGGTCGTAATCCACTGCTGTAGCATGGCCTCTTTCACAATCACCTCTCCTAGTTCTTCACATCTTGACTAAATTCATCTGAGACGATAGATAAGAGCTTAGGGAACCTCATATGGTGGATGATATTATGAGGCAATGCAAATATTGAGTCATAACATTTGGTAGTTCCCCAACTATCATTCACTTTAGCGAGTATAACATCTACATGAAAAAGAGAGGTACAATGAAGTTTAATGGCAGccccttggtttaaaaaagcgggaAGCGCACAAAAGCGATGAGGCCTAAAACCGATTTTTAAAAGGCGAAGCGTAAAAGCGGTGAGCTTTTCGTACGCGAAGCGCAAAGTgcttatataatttattttatatatcccAAGGGTAGCGCTACCTTCCCTCGAGGATACTCTTTGGATCTCACCAAGCAATGGCTGATTAATTACGTTGTACGTGGCAAGTATGGATTCAGTGGAGAGTATGACTTGTCGGACTACTCGCTAACTAAATGTCAACTTGAATCACAACCTAAAATATCCTCTACAATGCCTGAAAACAACGACAACAACAAAAGCATCATTATTGTACCCGAGACCATAGTTTATTAGACATCATCGacaacaacaaaatcatcattattGTACCCGAGACCATAGTTTATTAGACATCATTAGCTaaccaaaacaaaaccaaacacccaAACCAGAAACAAAAACGAAAAATCAAACATAAGATAAACAATAATCAACATGccttcaaaaaataaaaaacctaaaaCAACAAAACGACACCAAAAACGGCATAAACCCAAATGCCTAAAATTTATATATCACTTGAATGAACTTCATAGACAGGAAAAAAAACTCCTATTCGACCTTGAAGCAGCAACAGAATAACAATATCAACCCTACAACACGGCAAATAATTAACCAGTCAACAAATTAGTATACACAACACCAAATTATCAAATACAATTTAAGAGTTTGAAACGCAAAGAACACCGACAAATAATGAAAAAGAAAGACAACAAAGCCTACAAAGAGCATTTCACATACCCGGCACGCAACCAATGACCATTGCTTCCATGAAGCGCCATTAACACcgttgtgacaacccgaacctttGAGGTTCGTAACGTCTAACTTTCTAATCTAATTCCTTATTATTCCGTTCCGATGTGTTATAGGTTCCGCGTTTGTTTGTTTAGTTCCGCATTGTTTTGTTAGTTTTGTCTTGGGCCGCAAGTCGTTGACCCAAACCAACACAAATTGAGCCCAACCGACTTCATATGTAAACAAGTTATAGTAGGCTCGGTTGTTATGTCTTGAGTAGAAGGGATTTAGCTCACTGTTTTAATAGTTAGACATGACTTAGGGAATGTATGTAATTACTTAAAAGTCTCAATTTGCAACATAACAACCCTAACCCTTCCTGTTGTGCGACGACCCAAGTGGTTGGGCTTGAGCCCATCTCCGGTGTTGCATGAACCACCCCAAACTCCCACATTATTATTATACGTAATATGTTACTTGATGGGATAAAACTCTaaatcaaaagaaaaacaaacCCTACTCCCTTCATATTTTCGTGCGGCACAGGAGACTTTTCCCCTCTCCTTCTGGAAGCTTTCCTTCGATTTCATCTCACATCCCGGTTAGTAAATCACTTTCGTAAATTGTTTTAGCTCTCCGGTGGTATTTGATCTTTTGAGTACTTGTTTGGTTAAGGTGTGCATGATCAAAGAGCTCGAATTAATTATGATGATTTGGTAAGTTGTGATAGTATATTGTATTGCAATCTGAATGTATTCATGGTATGTATTGGAATTGTTTAAGGTTGCGTAAATTCTGGGAAACTATTAACTAATCATTGACTGTTAGGTACCTTTGTACAGTATGTATGCTAGAACTTGCATGACTAGATTGTTCGATGATATTTAATGAATATGTGTGATCTGTTAGATGAATGCATCATGTGGATAAACTTGCAGTCCACTACATAAATTGGTCCAATAATAACTTGAATGCATTAATAAGTTGTCAGCCATTGTTATTTGTTTGATAATAGTAATGATTGATGTGTGCTTCATAATGGACTTTGATATAACAGTAGCTTATAGGTCCAATGAAATTGAAGTTTTATGGTTGGAAAAGTCTGATAACTTTCAATATAAATGGCGCTCATGTGCTGTAAACTTGATCTAATCAAGCAAAGTGGGAACTCCAATGTTGTATCAGTAACTTATGAAATATGCAAGCCTTACATGCGTGTATGATTGAGGACGGTTGCTTGTGATAATATGTATGCATTGCATGATTGGAAATTAATAATGGTGACACATTAAACGGGTAGAAGGAAATCTTTTGTGATGATTAATCTACGAACCAAGATGATAGAACGCCTACGATGTTAATGGTTATACGCGTAATCCGAATTATATGATTATTAAAGTTCATGAAATCTAGTTGATAACTAATTTATCAGAATGTTTTGAATATGAATCAGAATTCCAATCTCTTAATATTGGCTTGTATAAGACTCGATTTCCAGTTGACACTCAATTATTAAATCATAATTTTATATACTGAATCTGGGCCGAAGGCCTTACTGGACCGCACCAAAACATCAGTCTACTCACACATGTTTTGGGCTCTTTTTTTTTGTGAGTTAAACTGTAGCAGCAAACCAGGCCGCACACTTGGGTGGGCCTGGGGTACATCTGGGCCGACGATCTAACTTCAGTCGAGTGGGCTTCGGGTTGACATAGTTGGGCTGCACGATGGTTAAGGATTCATGGGTTTATGGGACACGGTTGGAAGTGGACATGATGTGTTGGGCCGGGTAGGGTGATTGGCTAGACATGACATGTGGGTTGGGTGTTAACTGTTGGGTTAAGTATGGCGGGCTGGGCAAGCAATGTTTGGGTTGAATTGTCATGTAAGCTCACATTAATTAACAGATCGTTATAGTGTGTATGGTGAACTAGGTTATGTGAGCAAGATGTGAATATTTACTATGTGTTGAGTGATGTTCATGATCGAATGCACGCAATAGTTTAAGTGACATGAATTTGTATCGTAAATGTATAATGACCCGGATGCTTGGTATGACGTACCTGATGTTAtgtgtttagttgtttattgttTGAGCAATACGTGTGACTGGATACGTGAATTGTGAATACATGAAACTGACTGTCTCTGGTAAACACGATAGGGTTTGATTGATCAACTGTATAACAAGTAACAAATCTTACCgagcaatcaaaggtgagttcactgcacttttctaagcatgcgtcccggtggtttgggacatctggtaaacgtttcggaatggaatactgggtaaactgtttatttgggatgttggttattgaacacagtgtaaatcatgtaagaccccgtacatctaccgtgttgctgaagaagcaacgaggtatttagttgatagcgctattaggattggcaccctcacaccgggccgaaaggacgggcgtgaactaattacctggacttcatgaccaatg comes from the Helianthus annuus cultivar XRQ/B chromosome 4, HanXRQr2.0-SUNRISE, whole genome shotgun sequence genome and includes:
- the LOC110937696 gene encoding probable carboxylesterase 8, which codes for MASQSQPSNSDPFKIQTMTLNSNGSLIRPTFPTTPATPELIGDSQLTLSKDIPLNPTTSTFIRLYRPVSPYTGKLPIIIYFHGGGFIYASATSTSIHLTCSNISANSPAFVVSVEYRLAPEHRLPAAYDDGMDAIRWVCDQAKKSKVNGCDDWLTDVVDFSKVYLMGTSAGGNLVYNAVLRALDLDLEPVMIEGLIFDQPFLGGVERTKGEIGVVDERSLSLAATDLMWSMALPLGCNRDHEYCNLVGGQPDEKIERLPACLIRVNGGDLMVDRQKDFAKLLEARGVQVTRKFYEGGYHGVEVFDPEKARILYDDVKNFVLK